The bacterium genome includes a region encoding these proteins:
- the purH gene encoding bifunctional phosphoribosylaminoimidazolecarboxamide formyltransferase/IMP cyclohydrolase yields the protein MINIRRAILSVSDKRGIVELANFLKKFNVEILSTGGTAKILRENGIEVKDVSEFTSFPEILEGRVKTLHPKIYGGILSIRDNEKHQKQMEENNLVPIDLIVCNLYPFEETLKKGATDEEIIENIDIGGPTMIRAGAKNYKYVVVVIKPEMYKELMAEMGKNNGKVSEDFSFRCAGYVFNFTSRYDYIISSYFKSKIEKKEFEDEIDIRLVKVSDLRYGENPHQVAAWYRFSDKEFERKQLQGKELSFNNLLDMESTYLLVNQFKENACVITKHTNPCGVAIGENLVEAYEKALQTDPLSAFGGIIGFNRKVGIDVAKIIIKQFYEVIIAPDYEEEALEIFKKKENMRIIKSPQIPTYKYDFRSLNDGFLIQTPDLIDMEKFEVVTEKKPTDEEIEALKFSWVVCKFVKSNAIVIGTKGQTLGIGAGQMSRFDSARVAVMKMKDNFKEKVNLVVMASDAFFPFPDSVEYVVKEGRVTAIIQPGGSLKDKEVIDVCNKLGVSMILTGTRHFRH from the coding sequence ATGATTAATATAAGAAGGGCAATTTTAAGTGTTTCTGATAAAAGAGGGATTGTTGAACTTGCAAATTTTTTAAAGAAATTTAATGTTGAAATTTTATCAACAGGAGGAACTGCAAAAATTTTGAGAGAAAACGGGATTGAAGTAAAAGATGTTAGTGAGTTCACTTCTTTTCCTGAAATACTTGAGGGAAGAGTTAAGACACTTCATCCAAAAATTTATGGAGGAATTTTATCAATAAGAGACAATGAAAAACACCAAAAACAAATGGAAGAAAATAATTTAGTCCCAATTGACCTTATTGTTTGTAATTTATATCCATTTGAAGAAACACTTAAAAAAGGGGCAACAGATGAAGAAATTATTGAAAACATTGATATTGGTGGACCAACAATGATAAGAGCAGGTGCGAAAAATTATAAATATGTTGTTGTTGTGATAAAACCAGAAATGTATAAAGAACTTATGGCTGAAATGGGAAAAAACAATGGAAAAGTAAGTGAGGATTTTTCTTTTAGATGTGCAGGTTATGTTTTTAATTTTACTTCAAGATATGATTACATAATTTCTTCATATTTCAAAAGCAAAATTGAAAAAAAGGAGTTTGAAGATGAAATTGATATAAGATTGGTAAAAGTAAGTGATTTAAGATATGGAGAAAACCCACATCAAGTTGCTGCCTGGTATAGATTTTCTGATAAGGAATTTGAAAGAAAACAACTTCAAGGTAAGGAATTATCTTTCAATAATCTTCTTGATATGGAATCAACATACCTTCTTGTAAATCAATTTAAAGAAAATGCCTGTGTAATTACAAAGCATACAAACCCATGTGGAGTTGCAATAGGAGAAAATTTAGTAGAAGCATACGAAAAAGCATTACAGACAGACCCTTTAAGTGCTTTTGGTGGAATAATTGGATTTAATAGGAAAGTTGGAATAGATGTTGCAAAAATAATAATTAAACAGTTTTATGAAGTAATTATTGCTCCTGACTATGAGGAAGAAGCACTTGAAATTTTTAAGAAGAAAGAAAATATGAGAATTATAAAATCACCTCAAATACCTACCTATAAATATGATTTCAGAAGTTTAAATGACGGATTTTTAATCCAGACACCTGATTTAATTGACATGGAGAAATTTGAAGTCGTTACTGAAAAAAAACCAACTGATGAAGAAATAGAAGCACTTAAATTTTCATGGGTAGTTTGTAAATTTGTAAAATCAAATGCCATAGTAATTGGAACAAAAGGGCAAACATTAGGAATTGGAGCAGGACAGATGTCAAGATTTGATTCTGCAAGAGTTGCAGTAATGAAAATGAAAGACAATTTTAAAGAAAAAGTAAATTTAGTTGTTATGGCATCTGATGCTTTTTTCCCATTTCCTGATAGTGTTGAATATGTAGTAAAAGAAGGTAGAGTTACTGCAATAATTCAGCCAGGTGGTTCATTAAAAGACAAAGAGGTAATTGATGTGTGTAATAAATTAGGTGTTTCAATGATTTTAACAGGAACAAGGCACTTCAGACATTAA
- a CDS encoding LemA family protein: MGIIVAVFVAFVVIGLLLYFISVYNGLIRLSRDIEKNWANIDVLLKQRYDEIGKLIKVCEGYMKYERETLEKIVGLRTEYLKTDSVEEKKKIDGEITGALKTIFAVAENYPELKSNNNFIQLQNRISELENSIADRRELYNDSVNLYNIRIHQIPDKFVATMLNYKDKPLFEVSPEEKKDVEIKFDFPK; encoded by the coding sequence ATGGGAATTATTGTAGCTGTATTTGTTGCTTTTGTGGTTATAGGTCTCTTACTATACTTCATAAGTGTCTATAATGGATTGATACGCCTGAGTAGAGATATAGAAAAAAACTGGGCAAATATAGATGTTCTTCTTAAACAGCGATATGATGAGATTGGAAAACTGATAAAGGTCTGTGAGGGATATATGAAATATGAGCGAGAAACATTAGAAAAAATCGTGGGACTAAGAACAGAATATTTGAAAACTGATTCAGTAGAAGAGAAGAAAAAAATTGATGGGGAAATTACAGGGGCATTAAAAACAATATTTGCTGTTGCAGAAAATTATCCAGAATTAAAATCAAACAATAACTTTATACAACTGCAGAATAGAATCAGTGAACTTGAAAATAGTATTGCAGATAGAAGAGAATTGTATAATGATAGTGTTAATCTTTATAATATACGAATTCATCAGATACCTGACAAGTTTGTTGCAACAATGTTAAATTATAAAGATAAACCACTTTTTGAAGTAAGTCCCGAAGAAAAAAAAGATGTAGAGATAAAATTTGATTTTCCTAAATGA
- a CDS encoding DNA adenine methylase produces the protein MKTEISGTTQYLWNDLPQLTEKEIFLSKLKGNGKRYKRYLGSPLRYAGGKSWAVGYVIEKLPDNINRLISPFFGAGSIEIAVAKELGIDVLGFDIFDILINYWQVQIKNPFKLYQKLLKLKPDKETYNKVKTILKEHWEGKRKLSSLKLATYYYFNHNLSYGPGFLGWMSSVYANEKTYHNLIKRVKDFNVQNIKIECCSFEKVIPEFKNDFLYCDPPYYLGKDSTLFKGLYPQRNFPIHHNNFNHKLLRDLLLNHRGGFILSYNDSPTIRNWYNDFVIVELPIHYTMGQGETRIGVNRKRDNRNHIKKTKELLIIKEQKR, from the coding sequence ATGAAAACTGAAATTTCTGGCACCACTCAATATTTATGGAATGATTTACCTCAGTTAACTGAAAAAGAGATATTTTTAAGTAAATTAAAAGGAAACGGGAAGAGATACAAAAGATATTTAGGGTCTCCTTTAAGGTATGCAGGAGGAAAAAGTTGGGCAGTTGGATATGTAATAGAAAAATTACCTGATAATATCAATCGCCTAATATCTCCATTTTTCGGTGCTGGTTCTATTGAAATTGCAGTTGCAAAAGAATTAGGAATTGATGTTCTTGGATTTGATATATTTGATATTCTAATAAATTATTGGCAGGTTCAAATTAAAAATCCTTTTAAGTTATATCAGAAATTATTAAAATTAAAACCAGATAAAGAAACATACAATAAAGTTAAAACGATATTAAAAGAACACTGGGAAGGGAAAAGAAAACTTTCTTCTTTGAAATTAGCAACCTACTATTATTTTAATCATAATCTTTCTTATGGTCCAGGATTTTTGGGCTGGATGTCAAGTGTATATGCTAATGAAAAAACATATCATAATCTTATTAAGAGAGTTAAGGACTTTAATGTGCAGAATATAAAAATTGAGTGTTGTTCATTTGAAAAAGTTATTCCTGAATTTAAAAATGACTTTTTATATTGTGACCCCCCTTACTATTTAGGAAAAGACAGCACTCTTTTTAAAGGACTTTATCCTCAAAGAAATTTTCCAATCCATCATAATAATTTTAACCATAAATTACTGAGAGACCTTTTATTAAATCATAGAGGCGGATTTATTTTATCTTATAATGATTCACCAACAATAAGGAATTGGTATAATGACTTTGTAATTGTTGAATTACCCATTCATTATACAATGGGGCAGGGAGAAACAAGAATAGGAGTTAATCGTAAAAGAGATAATAGAAATCATATCAAAAAAACAAAAGAATTGTTGATAATTAAAGAGCAAAAAAGATGA
- a CDS encoding NAD(P)/FAD-dependent oxidoreductase encodes MEKYEVVVIGAGPSGIFSSIFAKQNKKEVSLIERNDTIGKKIFLTGNGRCNLTSHNEIDEFISKYRNGKFLINAFSKFFNKDLIEFFEKNGLKLKVERGKRVYPASDKAEDVVKTLKTIIDKRGVKLFLKNRVQNIEKAENKFIIKTDKNIIEAKKIVIATGGKSFPETGSEGDGYTLAKEFGHTIYGPFPALCGIEIKENFIKKWQGITLKNVKIKAVLNKKVIGEEFGEVLFTHYGISGPAVLNLSGDVSENISKGEIKISINLKPALNYEKLEKRLEREFISNPNKEIKNVFKNLLPNKMIDEFLYQCGIMTEKKANQITKEERKILVSNLLSFNLSVKKTRDFSDSMVTRGGVVVKEINPKTMESKIVKGIYFAGEIIDIDGKTGGYNLQASFSTGYVAGISV; translated from the coding sequence ATGGAAAAATATGAAGTAGTTGTTATTGGGGCAGGTCCTTCAGGTATTTTTTCTTCAATTTTTGCCAAACAAAATAAAAAAGAAGTATCTTTAATTGAAAGAAATGATACCATTGGAAAGAAAATTTTCTTAACAGGAAATGGAAGATGTAATTTAACAAGTCATAATGAAATTGATGAGTTTATAAGCAAATATAGAAACGGGAAATTTCTTATAAATGCTTTTTCAAAATTTTTCAATAAAGACCTGATTGAATTTTTTGAAAAAAATGGATTAAAACTTAAAGTTGAAAGAGGGAAAAGGGTCTACCCTGCATCTGATAAAGCAGAAGATGTAGTAAAAACACTAAAAACAATTATTGATAAAAGAGGAGTTAAATTGTTTTTGAAAAATAGAGTACAAAACATTGAAAAAGCAGAAAATAAATTTATTATAAAAACAGATAAAAATATAATAGAGGCAAAAAAAATTGTAATAGCAACTGGGGGAAAAAGTTTTCCAGAAACAGGGTCAGAAGGTGATGGATATACATTGGCAAAAGAATTTGGGCATACAATTTATGGACCCTTTCCCGCCTTATGTGGGATTGAAATAAAAGAAAATTTCATAAAAAAATGGCAGGGCATTACACTTAAAAATGTCAAAATAAAGGCAGTTTTGAATAAAAAAGTAATTGGAGAAGAGTTTGGAGAAGTTTTGTTTACTCATTATGGAATAAGTGGACCTGCTGTTTTAAATTTGAGTGGAGATGTTTCTGAAAATATATCAAAAGGAGAAATAAAAATATCAATAAATTTAAAGCCGGCCTTAAATTATGAGAAACTTGAAAAGCGTCTTGAAAGAGAATTCATAAGTAATCCCAATAAAGAAATTAAAAATGTTTTTAAAAATCTTCTTCCCAATAAGATGATTGATGAGTTTTTATATCAATGTGGAATTATGACAGAGAAAAAGGCAAATCAAATAACAAAAGAAGAAAGGAAAATACTTGTTTCAAATTTACTTTCATTTAATTTAAGTGTTAAAAAGACAAGGGATTTTTCAGATAGTATGGTAACAAGAGGAGGAGTAGTAGTAAAAGAAATAAATCCAAAAACAATGGAGTCAAAAATTGTCAAAGGTATATATTTTGCAGGAGAAATAATAGATATTGATGGA